Within Streptomyces antibioticus, the genomic segment CCCGGGTGAGTCCGGCGGCGAGCGTCTCCAGGGCGCGTCCGTAGCGGACGAACTCGGCGACGCCGTCCTCGCCGGCGTCGGTGCGGCCCTCGTGGGGACGGACCGCCCGGTGCGGTTCGATGGACCAGACGCCGGTGTACCCGTGGCCGAGCAGCAGCCGCAGACAGTCCGCGACCCGGCAACTCCCCTCCCCCGGCAGGGTGTAGACCGGTTCGCCGTCCTCGGCACGGGCGTCCTTGATCTGCACGTGGTCGACCCGGTCGACCAGTTCGGTGAGCAGGTCGTACGCCTCGTAGCCGTAGGCCACTCCGTTGCCGGTGTCGAAGACCAGCCGCAGCGCCGGGCTGTCGACCTCGGCGAGCAGGCGCAGCGCGCGGGCCGCGTCGGCGCCGGCCCAGCCCGCGCAGTTCTCGTGCAGCAGGACAAGCCCGGCGTCCTCGGCCTGCCGGGCCAGGCGCCGCATCCGGTCGACGGTACGGCGGGCCCACTCCGGTTCGTCCAGGGGGGTGCCGGGGTCGTTGGGGTAGGACATCACGCGGACGTTCCGGGTGCCGAGCGCGGCGCACC encodes:
- a CDS encoding sugar phosphate isomerase/epimerase family protein, with the translated sequence MRADTAAASSSSASPSSAFGSAPRPAPPPGIRFAGIGDEAAPGLAGQIRAHRLLGWSAIELRDVDGTALADLDDAAFDRVAETLREARLDVVCVDSRIANWARPITGDFELDRGELARLAPRCAALGTRNVRVMSYPNDPGTPLDEPEWARRTVDRMRRLARQAEDAGLVLLHENCAGWAGADAARALRLLAEVDSPALRLVFDTGNGVAYGYEAYDLLTELVDRVDHVQIKDARAEDGEPVYTLPGEGSCRVADCLRLLLGHGYTGVWSIEPHRAVRPHEGRTDAGEDGVAEFVRYGRALETLAAGLTREAAR